One window of the Mixophyes fleayi isolate aMixFle1 chromosome 6, aMixFle1.hap1, whole genome shotgun sequence genome contains the following:
- the LOC142160989 gene encoding uncharacterized protein LOC142160989 isoform X1: protein MVKKNSIPERWRSLKSIGQRVPGSRFIAFKVPLKGTTNQRVTQNQKFTPKDLVTTIRSQNEELGLILDLTNTERYYTTKDLPRSVQYVKLHTAGLKIPDDATIHQFKRVARRFLTANGDNDKLIGVHCTTGINRTGYLICRFLIDVDGWRPMHAISAFAQARGHPIEGTVYIEDLVKGPIRSNVGIDLPQTDEERIALNNGLYIPQDDLARDHGQRELRSILDLIPGNEFGDFDARERRQLPLIQGRSGDFQEDYRSFFNLRPEFGDGRPPPREMIDDRGLRMPFEHRERHLTDGMQEYLNSSERLRRPDDLTLDSRFKTELENRRDFLGIEPRPLMEIRDNYGPREMQGMDFDETRLRGRQSPLRGFHPREFPLEMQFEDPSSRPLPPFARGKMNNAEFNEIEAERRMHSLNSDLALREKLRRQEVHSMENDDHRFDPRERAMMSGSFRGSINERMHPRDVMAMEVSMNERMHPRDTQLMDEPINERMHPRDRRDIEDPMNKRMHPRDARLMEDSMNERMHPRDGPFMEGPINDRMKPRDIRAMEGPGNEILSQRDARAVKNLMNERMHPRDMRAMEGPMNEKIQPRDAQFMEGPINDRMHSRDVREMEGPMNERMHQRVARLMELPLNERMHPRDGRAMEGHMSERMPPRDARDMEGPMNDRMNLRDARLMEGPMNERMHPRDARAMEGPMNERMHPRDARAMEGPMNERMHPRDARAMEGPMNERMHPRDARAMEGPMNERMHPRDARAMEGPMNERMHPRDARAMEGPMNERMHPRDARAMEGPMNERMHPRDGRAMEGPMNERMHPRDARAMEGPMNERVHPRDARAMEGPMNERMHPRDARAMEGPMNERMHPRDARAMEGPMNERMHPRDARAMEGPMNERMHPRDARAMEGPMNERMHPRDALAMEGAMNERMHPRDGRAMEGAMNKWMHSRDARAMEGPLSERLHPHGAEFPMNKPRTMDGSMRGDFMNDTRPFEGRKVTPSEEIRGANRFAPYPSLMKPMQAPEMHRGPPRDPRDALPPPRGFGMREDESRFPPRSRFN from the exons GTGGCGCTCTTTGAAGTCGATTGGACAGCGGGTACCAGGATCTCGGTTTATTGCCTTCAAAGTGCCCCTGAAAGGG ACCACAAACCAGCGCGTAACTCAAAACCAGAAATTTACCCCTAAAGATTTAGTAACCACCATCCGCTCCCAGAATGAAGAGCTCGGTTTAATCTTAGACTTGACAAACACAGAACGCTACTACACCACCAAG GATTTACCTAGGAGTGTGCAGTATGTGAAGTTACACACAGCGGGACTCAAAATACCGGATGATGCCACAATTCACCAGTTCAAGAGGGTTGCGAGGCGTTTTCTGACTGCCAATGGCGATAATG ATAAACTCATTGGAGTCCATTGTACAACTGGGATTAACAGGACAGGATATCTTATATgcag gtTCCTAATTGATGTTGATGGATGGAGGCCCATGCACGCTATATCTG CTTTTGCACAGGCTCGAGGCCACCCAATAGAAGGAACAGTATACATTGAGGACCTTGTTAAAGGGCCCATCCGAAG CAATGTTGGTATAGATCTGCCTCAAACGGACGAAGAAAGAATAGCACTCAATAATGGGCTCTATATTCCTCAGGACGATCTGGCAAG GGATCATGGACAGAGAGAACTCCGGTCCATTCTTGACCTAATACCAGGAAATGAGTTTGGAGATTTTGATGCCCGTGAACGTAGGCAATTGCCACTGATACAAGGGAGGTCTGGTGACTTCCAGGAAGATTATAGGAGTTTTTTCAACCTAAGACCTGAATTTGGTGATGGAAGACCTCCACCAAGAGAGATGATTGATGATCGTGGGCTTCGCATGCCATTTGAACATCGAGAGAGACATCTTACTGACGGCATGCAGGAGTATCTGAATTCTTCTGAAAGGTTACGGAGGCCAGATGATTTAACTCTAGATAGCAGATTTAAAACGGAACTAGAAAACAGGCGAGATTTTCTTGGCATTGAACCTAGACCACTCATGGAAATTCGGGATAATTATGGACCTAGAGAGATGCAAGGAATGGATTTTGATGAAACAAGGTTAAGAGGTAGGCAAAGCCCTCTCCGTGGCTTCCATCCACGTGAGTTTCCTTTAGAAATGCAATTTGAAGATCCTTCTTCTCGTCCTTTACCACCATTTGCACGTGGTAAAATGAACAATGCTGAGTTTAATGAAATAGAAGCTGAACGCAGAATGCATTCTTTAAACAGCGATTTAGCCTTACGAGAAAAGTTGCGCCGCCAAGAGGTTCATAGTATGGAGAATGATGACCACAGATTTGATCCTAGAGAGAGAGCTATGATGTCAGGTTCATTCCGTGGTTCTATTAATGAAAGGATGCACCCAAGAGATGTAATGGCAATGGAAGTTTCTATGAATGAAAGAATGCATCCTAGAGATACACAACTTATGGATGAACCTATAAATGAAAGGATGCACCCAAGAGATAGAAGAGATATAGAAGATCCTATGAATAAAAGAATGCATCCAAGAGATGCCCGGCTCATGGAGGATTCCATGAATGAAAGAATGCACCCAAGAGATGGACCATTCATGGAAGGTCCTATAAATGATCGGATGAAACCAAGAGACATAAGAGCTATGGAAGGTCCTGGAAATGAAATATTATCCCAAAGAGATGCCAGAGCTGTTAAAAATTTAATGAATGAAAGGATGCATCCACGAGATATGCGAGCCATGGAAGGGCCAATGAATGAAAAGATACAGCCAAGAGATGCACAGTTTATGGAAGGCCCAATTAATGATAGAATGCATTCTAGAGATGTACGAGAAATGGAAGGCCCTATGAATGAAAGAATGCACCAGAGAGTTGCACGGCTCATGGAGCTTCCTTTAAATGAAAGGATGCACCCAAGAGATGGACGAGCTATGGAAGGTCATATGAGTGAAAGGATGCCTCCAAGGGATGCTCGAGACATGGAGGGTCCCATGAATGATCGAATGAACCTAAGAGATGCCCGACTCATGGAGGGTCCCATGAATGAAAGGATGCACCCAAGGGATGCGAGGGCAATGGAGGGTCCGATGAATGAAAGAATGCACCCAAGGGATGCGAGGGCCATGGAGGGTCCGATGAATGAAAGGATGCACCCAAGGGATGCGAGAGCCATGGAGGGTCCCATGAATGAAAGGATGCACCCAAGGGATGCGAGGGCCATGGAGGGTCCCATGAATGAAAGGATGCACCCAAGAGATGCGAGGGCCATGGAGGGTCCCATGAATGAAAGGATGCACCCAAGGGATGCGAGGGCCATGGAGGGTCCCATGAATGAAAGGATGCACCCAAGGGATGCGAGGGCCATGGAGGGTCCCATGAATGAAAGGATGCACCCAAGGGATGGGAGGGCCATGGAGGGTCCCATGAATGAAAGGATGCACCCAAGGGATGCGAGGGCCATGGAGGGTCCCATGAATGAAAGGGTGCACCCAAGGGATGCGAGGGCCATGGAGGGTCCCATGAATGAAAGGATGCACCCAAGGGATGCGAGGGCCATGGAGGGTCCCATGAATGAAAGGATGCACCCAAGGGATGCGAGGGCCATGGAGGGTCCCATGAATGAAAGGATGCACCCAAGGGATGCGAGGGCCATGGAGGGTCCCATGAATGAAAGGATGCACCCAAGAGATGCACGGGCAATGGAGGGTCCCATGAATGAACGAATGCACCCAAGAGATGCACTAGCTATGGAGGGTGCCATGAATGAAAGAATGCACCCAAGGGATGGTCGAGCAATGGAAGGTGCGATGAACAAATGGATGCACTCAAGGGATGCACGAGCCATGGAGGGTCCTTTAAGTGAGCGACTGCATCCACATGGTGCTGAATTTCCGATGAACAAACCAAGAACTATGGATGGCTCAATGCGTGGTGACTTCATGAATGACACAAG ACCCTTTGAAGGAAGAAAAGTGACTCCTTCGGAAGAAATTAGAGGAGCCAACAGGTTTGCTCCATATCCTTCCCTGATGAAACCTATGCAAGCTCCAGAGATGCACAGAGGGCCACCAAGAGACCCGCGCGATGCGTTGCCTCCGCCACGTGGCTTTGGTATGCGTGAGGACGAGTCCCGCTTCCCACCAAGAAGCAGATTTAATTGA
- the LOC142160989 gene encoding uncharacterized protein LOC142160989 isoform X2 produces MDPWKWMWWRSLKSIGQRVPGSRFIAFKVPLKGTTNQRVTQNQKFTPKDLVTTIRSQNEELGLILDLTNTERYYTTKDLPRSVQYVKLHTAGLKIPDDATIHQFKRVARRFLTANGDNDKLIGVHCTTGINRTGYLICRFLIDVDGWRPMHAISAFAQARGHPIEGTVYIEDLVKGPIRSNVGIDLPQTDEERIALNNGLYIPQDDLARDHGQRELRSILDLIPGNEFGDFDARERRQLPLIQGRSGDFQEDYRSFFNLRPEFGDGRPPPREMIDDRGLRMPFEHRERHLTDGMQEYLNSSERLRRPDDLTLDSRFKTELENRRDFLGIEPRPLMEIRDNYGPREMQGMDFDETRLRGRQSPLRGFHPREFPLEMQFEDPSSRPLPPFARGKMNNAEFNEIEAERRMHSLNSDLALREKLRRQEVHSMENDDHRFDPRERAMMSGSFRGSINERMHPRDVMAMEVSMNERMHPRDTQLMDEPINERMHPRDRRDIEDPMNKRMHPRDARLMEDSMNERMHPRDGPFMEGPINDRMKPRDIRAMEGPGNEILSQRDARAVKNLMNERMHPRDMRAMEGPMNEKIQPRDAQFMEGPINDRMHSRDVREMEGPMNERMHQRVARLMELPLNERMHPRDGRAMEGHMSERMPPRDARDMEGPMNDRMNLRDARLMEGPMNERMHPRDARAMEGPMNERMHPRDARAMEGPMNERMHPRDARAMEGPMNERMHPRDARAMEGPMNERMHPRDARAMEGPMNERMHPRDARAMEGPMNERMHPRDARAMEGPMNERMHPRDGRAMEGPMNERMHPRDARAMEGPMNERVHPRDARAMEGPMNERMHPRDARAMEGPMNERMHPRDARAMEGPMNERMHPRDARAMEGPMNERMHPRDARAMEGPMNERMHPRDALAMEGAMNERMHPRDGRAMEGAMNKWMHSRDARAMEGPLSERLHPHGAEFPMNKPRTMDGSMRGDFMNDTRPFEGRKVTPSEEIRGANRFAPYPSLMKPMQAPEMHRGPPRDPRDALPPPRGFGMREDESRFPPRSRFN; encoded by the exons GTGGCGCTCTTTGAAGTCGATTGGACAGCGGGTACCAGGATCTCGGTTTATTGCCTTCAAAGTGCCCCTGAAAGGG ACCACAAACCAGCGCGTAACTCAAAACCAGAAATTTACCCCTAAAGATTTAGTAACCACCATCCGCTCCCAGAATGAAGAGCTCGGTTTAATCTTAGACTTGACAAACACAGAACGCTACTACACCACCAAG GATTTACCTAGGAGTGTGCAGTATGTGAAGTTACACACAGCGGGACTCAAAATACCGGATGATGCCACAATTCACCAGTTCAAGAGGGTTGCGAGGCGTTTTCTGACTGCCAATGGCGATAATG ATAAACTCATTGGAGTCCATTGTACAACTGGGATTAACAGGACAGGATATCTTATATgcag gtTCCTAATTGATGTTGATGGATGGAGGCCCATGCACGCTATATCTG CTTTTGCACAGGCTCGAGGCCACCCAATAGAAGGAACAGTATACATTGAGGACCTTGTTAAAGGGCCCATCCGAAG CAATGTTGGTATAGATCTGCCTCAAACGGACGAAGAAAGAATAGCACTCAATAATGGGCTCTATATTCCTCAGGACGATCTGGCAAG GGATCATGGACAGAGAGAACTCCGGTCCATTCTTGACCTAATACCAGGAAATGAGTTTGGAGATTTTGATGCCCGTGAACGTAGGCAATTGCCACTGATACAAGGGAGGTCTGGTGACTTCCAGGAAGATTATAGGAGTTTTTTCAACCTAAGACCTGAATTTGGTGATGGAAGACCTCCACCAAGAGAGATGATTGATGATCGTGGGCTTCGCATGCCATTTGAACATCGAGAGAGACATCTTACTGACGGCATGCAGGAGTATCTGAATTCTTCTGAAAGGTTACGGAGGCCAGATGATTTAACTCTAGATAGCAGATTTAAAACGGAACTAGAAAACAGGCGAGATTTTCTTGGCATTGAACCTAGACCACTCATGGAAATTCGGGATAATTATGGACCTAGAGAGATGCAAGGAATGGATTTTGATGAAACAAGGTTAAGAGGTAGGCAAAGCCCTCTCCGTGGCTTCCATCCACGTGAGTTTCCTTTAGAAATGCAATTTGAAGATCCTTCTTCTCGTCCTTTACCACCATTTGCACGTGGTAAAATGAACAATGCTGAGTTTAATGAAATAGAAGCTGAACGCAGAATGCATTCTTTAAACAGCGATTTAGCCTTACGAGAAAAGTTGCGCCGCCAAGAGGTTCATAGTATGGAGAATGATGACCACAGATTTGATCCTAGAGAGAGAGCTATGATGTCAGGTTCATTCCGTGGTTCTATTAATGAAAGGATGCACCCAAGAGATGTAATGGCAATGGAAGTTTCTATGAATGAAAGAATGCATCCTAGAGATACACAACTTATGGATGAACCTATAAATGAAAGGATGCACCCAAGAGATAGAAGAGATATAGAAGATCCTATGAATAAAAGAATGCATCCAAGAGATGCCCGGCTCATGGAGGATTCCATGAATGAAAGAATGCACCCAAGAGATGGACCATTCATGGAAGGTCCTATAAATGATCGGATGAAACCAAGAGACATAAGAGCTATGGAAGGTCCTGGAAATGAAATATTATCCCAAAGAGATGCCAGAGCTGTTAAAAATTTAATGAATGAAAGGATGCATCCACGAGATATGCGAGCCATGGAAGGGCCAATGAATGAAAAGATACAGCCAAGAGATGCACAGTTTATGGAAGGCCCAATTAATGATAGAATGCATTCTAGAGATGTACGAGAAATGGAAGGCCCTATGAATGAAAGAATGCACCAGAGAGTTGCACGGCTCATGGAGCTTCCTTTAAATGAAAGGATGCACCCAAGAGATGGACGAGCTATGGAAGGTCATATGAGTGAAAGGATGCCTCCAAGGGATGCTCGAGACATGGAGGGTCCCATGAATGATCGAATGAACCTAAGAGATGCCCGACTCATGGAGGGTCCCATGAATGAAAGGATGCACCCAAGGGATGCGAGGGCAATGGAGGGTCCGATGAATGAAAGAATGCACCCAAGGGATGCGAGGGCCATGGAGGGTCCGATGAATGAAAGGATGCACCCAAGGGATGCGAGAGCCATGGAGGGTCCCATGAATGAAAGGATGCACCCAAGGGATGCGAGGGCCATGGAGGGTCCCATGAATGAAAGGATGCACCCAAGAGATGCGAGGGCCATGGAGGGTCCCATGAATGAAAGGATGCACCCAAGGGATGCGAGGGCCATGGAGGGTCCCATGAATGAAAGGATGCACCCAAGGGATGCGAGGGCCATGGAGGGTCCCATGAATGAAAGGATGCACCCAAGGGATGGGAGGGCCATGGAGGGTCCCATGAATGAAAGGATGCACCCAAGGGATGCGAGGGCCATGGAGGGTCCCATGAATGAAAGGGTGCACCCAAGGGATGCGAGGGCCATGGAGGGTCCCATGAATGAAAGGATGCACCCAAGGGATGCGAGGGCCATGGAGGGTCCCATGAATGAAAGGATGCACCCAAGGGATGCGAGGGCCATGGAGGGTCCCATGAATGAAAGGATGCACCCAAGGGATGCGAGGGCCATGGAGGGTCCCATGAATGAAAGGATGCACCCAAGAGATGCACGGGCAATGGAGGGTCCCATGAATGAACGAATGCACCCAAGAGATGCACTAGCTATGGAGGGTGCCATGAATGAAAGAATGCACCCAAGGGATGGTCGAGCAATGGAAGGTGCGATGAACAAATGGATGCACTCAAGGGATGCACGAGCCATGGAGGGTCCTTTAAGTGAGCGACTGCATCCACATGGTGCTGAATTTCCGATGAACAAACCAAGAACTATGGATGGCTCAATGCGTGGTGACTTCATGAATGACACAAG ACCCTTTGAAGGAAGAAAAGTGACTCCTTCGGAAGAAATTAGAGGAGCCAACAGGTTTGCTCCATATCCTTCCCTGATGAAACCTATGCAAGCTCCAGAGATGCACAGAGGGCCACCAAGAGACCCGCGCGATGCGTTGCCTCCGCCACGTGGCTTTGGTATGCGTGAGGACGAGTCCCGCTTCCCACCAAGAAGCAGATTTAATTGA